The Streptomyces rubrogriseus genomic sequence TCTGTACACCCCGGTGGTGCACGACGCCGCCGAGCTGAGCGGCGACCGGATCGCCGACCTGCTCACCGGCTTCCGGAGCAAGGCGTTCCGGGGCACGTTCCAGGCCGCCGAACTCGCCGGAGCCAACATCATGGTCGCCCCGCACACCACCGAGGGCATGGTCCTGGCCACCCCCATCGTCTTCCCCGGCCAGACCTGCGTGGTCTCCGTCGGCGCCGTCGACGACCAGGTGCTCCTGGACGCGCAGGGCACTCCCCGCACCCACCGGTTCGTCCACCTCGGCCTGGTCTACGACCACCGGGTGGTCAACGGCCGGGACGCGATGGCCCTGCTCAAGGACGTCAAGGAGGAGCTGGAGGCACCGGCCGCGCTCGGCTGACCGCCGACCCGCCGCCACGGACCCCCACCACACGGACCCCCACCACCCCCGGGGGACCGCCCGTCGGACAGGAAAGGACACCCCCGACATGACCACCGACACCACGCCGCACAGCCGCGCCTACGACCTGCTCGCCTCGGTTCTCAGCAACAAGTTCGAAGTGCCCACCGAGGCCATCGTCCCCACCGCGACCTTCGAGCAGCTGGACCTCGACTCGCTGGCCGTGGTGGAGCTCTTCGTCGTACTCACCGAGGAACTCGGCATCGAAGTACAGGACGGCGAGGCCGACCCGGACCTCACCCTGGCCGGCGTGGCCGACCTCATGGTCGAGGCCGTCAAGTCGTGACCGGCGCCCGTCCCGACGTCGCCGTCACCGGGATCGGCCTGGTCACTCCGGCCGGCACCGGTCGCGAGGCCACCTGGGACGGCGTGTGCGCGGGCCGCCCCACCGCCCGGCACGTCCCCGAACTCAAGGGCCTCCCGGTCGACTTCGCCTGCCTCGTACCGGACTTCTCCCCCCGCGCTCACATCCCAGGCTCACGCCCCTGGCAGTACGACCGCTTCACCCAGTTCGCCCTCTGCGCCGCCCTGGAGGCGGTCTCCGACGCCGGTCTGGACCCGGCCGACTGGGACGCGGACCGCGTCGCGGTGGTCTTCGGCAGCTCGGCCGGCGGCACCGGCACCATGCTGGACCAGCACCGCAAACTGCTCGAGGTGGGCACGGCACGCGTGTCACCGCTGCTGCTGCCGATGTTCCTGCCCAACATGGCCACCGGACAGCTCACCATTCACCTGCGGGCCCGGGGCCCGGCGCTGTGCACGGTCACCGCCTGCGCCTCGGGCGCCACCGCCATCGGCACCGCCCTGCAACTGCTGCGCTCCGGGGCCTGCGACATCGCCGTCGCGGGCGCCTCCGACGCGGTCGTACAGCCCCTCTGGGTCACCGGCTTCGACCGGATGGGCGCGCTGTCCCGGCGCGGCGACGACCCGCCGGCCGCCTCCCGGCCCTTCGACACCGCCCGGGACGGCTTCGTCATGGCGGAGGGCGGTGCGGCCCTGGTCCTGGAGCCGGCGAGTGCGGCCAGGGCCCGCGGACGCCCCGGCTACGCCCTGCTGGCGGGCTACGGGGCATCGTCCGACGCCCACCACCCGGTGGCACCCGACCCCGAGGGCAAGGGCGCCGCCCTCGCCGTGCGGCGGGCCCTCGACGACGCCGGCGCCCGCCCCGCGGACGTGCAGCACATCAACGCGCACGGCACCAGCACGCCGCTCAACGACGCCGCCGAGGCCCGTCTGATCCGCCGCCTCTTCCCTCACCGGCCCTCCGTGACCTCGGTCAAGGGCACCCTCGGCCACCTGCTCGGCGCGGCCGGAGCGGTCGAAGCGGCGATCACCGCCCTGTCCGTGGCGCACGGCCGGGTGCCTCCCGTGGCCAACCTGGAGAAACAGGAAGGAGACGCCGAGATCAACGCCGTCACCGGCACCAGCCGGGACCAGCCCGTCGACCTGGCCCTGAGCCATTCCTTCGGCTTCGGCGGCCACAACGCCGTACTCGCCTTCAGAAGCTGCCCCACCGAACCGGTCCGGGAGCCCGCCGCTCCCGCACCGTGAGCATCTGCGATGGACACGAGGCTGAGGAGGCGGTTCAAACTCCGCGCCATTGCTCAAAGAAAGGGAGAAGACCGTGAGTTTTCTCGATCCCCGTAGCCCCGGTGCCAACTCGGACGACATCGGCACGGACATCACCGAGGCCCCGCACCGCCTGCGCGCGGTCGCCCAGGCCTGCGGAGCGCAGGTCGTCGCGACCGTCGACGTACCGGCGGGAGAGGACGACTGGAACACCCCGTCCACCGAGGAGCATCCGCGTCCGGTGGTGCTCGTGCACGGCACCTTCGGCAACCGGGGCTACACCTGGAACACGGCGACACCGCTGTTGCGACAGCACGGTCACCGGGTCTTCCGGCTCGACTACGGCCAGCACGGCCACCCCGTGATCTTCGGCCTGGGCGACATCAAGCACTCCGCCCGGCAGCTCGCGGACTTCGTCGACGAGGTACTGCGGCGGACCGGAGCCCAGGAGGTCGACGTGGTCGGCTTCTCGCAGGGCGGCATGGTGCCGCGCTACTACCTGAACGCCCTGGGCGGAGGACCCAAGGTGCGCAACTTCGTCGGCATCGCGCCCAGCAACCACGGAGTCACGGCACAGGGGCTGATGAACCTCGCCCGCCAGATTCCCGGCGCGGTGGAACTCCTCGAACAGGGTGCCGTCGGGGAGGTCGTGCCGGCCTGGCCGCAGCTCCAGCACGACCACCCCTTCCAGCGTGAGCTGGCCGATCTCGGCGAGACCACGGAGGGGGTCCGCCACACCGTCATCGCCACCCGGTACGACGACGTGGTCACTCCGTACACGTCGTGCGCCCTTGCGGAGACCGAGGGCCGCTACGTCAACAACATCGTCCTTCAGGACATCGACCCGGACGACCACACCCCGCACGTGAGCATGCCCTACAACGCGACCGTGCTGAACGAAGTCCTCAAGGCGCTGGCCGACTGAGCCCTGCTGCCGTCCAGGAGAACGCGGGCGACCAGCGCCGGGTCGTCGTTCATCGGGACGTGGCCGCAGCCGGGCAGCCGCACCAGGCGGGCCCGCGGAATGGCGCGCTTGGCGCGTATGCCCTGCCGGGGCAGGAGCAGCCGGTCCCGGTCGCCCCACGCCACGGTGACGGGGACGCCGGGCACGTCGTCGGTGAACAGCACGCTCCGTCCGGCCCGGAGCGTCTCGGAGAACCCCTGCGCGTGTGCGAGCGCCAGCGTCTCGGCGACGACCGCCTCGGGGGAGCGGCGGCCGGGACGGGCGTAGATCGTGCTCGTCAGCGCGGTGCGGCCGACCGCGGTGCGGGACAGCCGCTCGACCAGCGGGAGGGGCAGGCTCCGGGCGGTCCGGCGCATCCCCATCAGGACGCCGAAGGCGTAGCGCCGCTCGGCCTGCGTCCAGAAGCCGGCCGGGGACAGGGCCGTCACCGACCGCGCCAGGTTCTCCCGGCCGAGCCCCAGGGCCAGCAGACCGCCCAGCGAGTTGCCGGCCACGTGCGGCCGGTCGAGCCCCAGCGCCGCGCAGAAGGCGCCGAGTACCGCGACCGTCGTCGGCAGATCGTGCGGCAGGCCGTGCGGCAGTGCGGACGACTGCCCGAACCCCGGCAGGT encodes the following:
- a CDS encoding alpha/beta fold hydrolase; protein product: MSATLSFTAPTEHGPQDITLAYARVGEGEPLLLLHGIGHHRQAWDPVVDILATEREVVAVDLPGFGQSSALPHGLPHDLPTTVAVLGAFCAALGLDRPHVAGNSLGGLLALGLGRENLARSVTALSPAGFWTQAERRYAFGVLMGMRRTARSLPLPLVERLSRTAVGRTALTSTIYARPGRRSPEAVVAETLALAHAQGFSETLRAGRSVLFTDDVPGVPVTVAWGDRDRLLLPRQGIRAKRAIPRARLVRLPGCGHVPMNDDPALVARVLLDGSRAQSASALRTSFSTVAL
- a CDS encoding acyl carrier protein is translated as MTTDTTPHSRAYDLLASVLSNKFEVPTEAIVPTATFEQLDLDSLAVVELFVVLTEELGIEVQDGEADPDLTLAGVADLMVEAVKS
- a CDS encoding alpha/beta fold hydrolase; translated protein: MSFLDPRSPGANSDDIGTDITEAPHRLRAVAQACGAQVVATVDVPAGEDDWNTPSTEEHPRPVVLVHGTFGNRGYTWNTATPLLRQHGHRVFRLDYGQHGHPVIFGLGDIKHSARQLADFVDEVLRRTGAQEVDVVGFSQGGMVPRYYLNALGGGPKVRNFVGIAPSNHGVTAQGLMNLARQIPGAVELLEQGAVGEVVPAWPQLQHDHPFQRELADLGETTEGVRHTVIATRYDDVVTPYTSCALAETEGRYVNNIVLQDIDPDDHTPHVSMPYNATVLNEVLKALAD
- a CDS encoding beta-ketoacyl-[acyl-carrier-protein] synthase family protein, producing the protein MTGARPDVAVTGIGLVTPAGTGREATWDGVCAGRPTARHVPELKGLPVDFACLVPDFSPRAHIPGSRPWQYDRFTQFALCAALEAVSDAGLDPADWDADRVAVVFGSSAGGTGTMLDQHRKLLEVGTARVSPLLLPMFLPNMATGQLTIHLRARGPALCTVTACASGATAIGTALQLLRSGACDIAVAGASDAVVQPLWVTGFDRMGALSRRGDDPPAASRPFDTARDGFVMAEGGAALVLEPASAARARGRPGYALLAGYGASSDAHHPVAPDPEGKGAALAVRRALDDAGARPADVQHINAHGTSTPLNDAAEARLIRRLFPHRPSVTSVKGTLGHLLGAAGAVEAAITALSVAHGRVPPVANLEKQEGDAEINAVTGTSRDQPVDLALSHSFGFGGHNAVLAFRSCPTEPVREPAAPAP